The sequence below is a genomic window from Ottowia sp. SB7-C50.
CAGGCCTCCATCGAGCAGACGGAAGAATTGCTGGACGAAGGCATTGTCGTGCTGCCGCTGCCTTTGCCGCCCGGCTTCAAGGACACGCTTCAGTAACTCTTGGTCTTGGTCGCCCTGCGAGGACGGCAGGGGCGGTGTGATGGCAGTCGCTCAGGCGCACGCCGGCGCGTTGACGATGGCGCGCAGCGCTTCCGTATCCACAATGCGCACGTGGCGCTGCTTCACTTCGACGATGCCTTCCTCGGCAAACTTCGAGAACGTGCGGCTCACGGTTTCGAGCTTCAGCCCCAGGTAGCTGCCGATTTCTTCGCGGGTCATCCGCAGCACCAGTTCGCTCTGGGAAAACCCGCGCGCATGCAGCCGCTGAACCAGGTTCAGCAGGAAGGCGGCCAGGCGCTCTTCGGCGCGCATGCTGCCCAGCAGCAGCATCACCCCGTGCTCACGCACGATCTCGCGGCTCATGATCTTGTGTACATGCGTCTGCAGGGCCGGCACCTGGCGCGACAACTCCTCGATGCGGTCGTACGGCATGACGCAGACTTCGGCGTCTTCCAGCGCCACGGCATCGCACGTATGTCGGTCGCCCACGATGCCGTCGAGGCCGATGATTTCTCCGGCCATCTGGAAGCCTGTCACCTGATCGCGGCCGTCCTCGGTGGCGATGCAGGTCTTGAAGAAGCCCGTGCGAATGGCATACAGCGCATTGAAAGTATCGCCGTTGGAGAACAGCGGCGATCCCCGCTTGATCTTGCGCCGCGTGGCGACCAGGTCGTCCAGCTTGCCCAGGTCGTCGCCCGACAGACCCATCGGCATGCATAGCTCGCGCAGGTTGCAGTTGGAGCAGGCGACTTTGATGGTTTGCGGCGTCATGCGGGCACGTGGGCAAGGTGGATCTTGAGCATCGTCAAGCAAGCCCATTTTAGGCCATGCGGTCGTTGCACCCCAAAGCCTTGATTCAACGCAAAAACCCGACGAATCCGCTCGGATACCTTGATCATTGTCAAGGCGCCAGCCGCTCGACACGGCGAAAGTTCGGGGTCAGGTTCAAAGGAAAAAAGCGATGACCGCCATCACCACCGGACTGCTGACCAAGTTCGACGTTCCCGGCCCGCGCTACACCTCGTATCCGACGGCAGACCGGTTCGTCGAGGCTTTTGGCGAGGCAGACTATGTGCAGGCGCTGGACCAGCGCCGCGCCGGCCCCGCGGCGCTGGCGTTGCCGTTGTCGCTGTACGTGCACATCCCGTTTTGTGAATCGCTGTGCTACTACTGCGCGTGCAACAAGATCATCACCAAGCACCATGAGCGCAGCGCACCTTATCTGCGCTATCTGAGCAAGGAGGTGGACCTGCACGTGCAACACCTGGGTGCGGGCCTGCCCGTCAGCCAGTTGCACCTGGGCGGCGGCACGCCCACCTTTTTCAGCGACGATGAACTGCGCGAGCTGATGTCCATGCTGCGCCGCAACTTCAGCCTGGTGCCGGGCGGTGAATACTCCATCGAGGTGGACCCGCGCACCGTGGACGAGGCACGCCTTGAAACGCTGGCGCGACTGGGTTTCAACCGCCTTAGCCTGGGTGTGCAGGATTTTGACCCGCT
It includes:
- the fnr gene encoding fumarate/nitrate reduction transcriptional regulator Fnr, with product MTPQTIKVACSNCNLRELCMPMGLSGDDLGKLDDLVATRRKIKRGSPLFSNGDTFNALYAIRTGFFKTCIATEDGRDQVTGFQMAGEIIGLDGIVGDRHTCDAVALEDAEVCVMPYDRIEELSRQVPALQTHVHKIMSREIVREHGVMLLLGSMRAEERLAAFLLNLVQRLHARGFSQSELVLRMTREEIGSYLGLKLETVSRTFSKFAEEGIVEVKQRHVRIVDTEALRAIVNAPACA